A single Flavobacterium sp. 1 DNA region contains:
- a CDS encoding pitrilysin family protein — MKKLLFALSFVSFLSTNSYSQETTLVTSVEGIKEYSLPNGLKILLIPDAAQSNVIVNIVYGVGSRHEGYGESGMAHLLEHMLFKRSSKFTDIKKTIADKGAQANGTTYYDRTNYYEILPATDENLKWALDMESDRMITSAILQSDLDSEFSVVRNEFEIGENDPSGVLNERILSTAYLWHNYGKSTIGSKEDIERVPANRLKEFYQKYYQPNNATLIIGGKFDEKKTLSWIKDYFAPIPKSKIEIPKTYTVEPTQDGERFVELKRNGDIQYIGMAYHTPSYSDKEYAANNAIISIITNNPSGALYKALVETKLSTNVYGYTITLKDPAFSYFACEIAKDKDINTVQKAFLETMNSVPQMTFTEEDLKRAKNELLKQFENTYNKTINLSVALTEFVGAGDWRLFFIDRDNIEALTVADIQNAAKKYYLQSNRTWGRFIPETTSERTKVSETKDIAALVKGYKGKALEANTATFEVSVANIIKSTEEGKLASGGKYALLEKPAKGNKIEGRILLRMGDEKSLSQKSMIAMLTANMLKLGTKNRTKKEINDQIDQYKINLSFGGSVDGLYVRISTDKTNLSNALNLVQDILKNPSFDVTEFEKLKLETKNGLEANRNEPQAVASEELTKLTALYSKTHPYYSETTDESLSTLSKITIEDVKNFYASFYGGTNSFSSFVGGIDKTVIKNFLNSTFDNWNSKIAYKRIPTQYFDVKSNDKTIQINDKTNAVLLGKINLNIGEKSPDYPAVSMANELLGGGSFLSSRIPQRLRETEGLSYGAGSYLQANAIDPTTDWGIYAFYNPTMKDKLTAALNEEIQKAISKGFTKEEFDSSLKSWLQNRQTMLGTDEFLVRQLRENLDLGKTFKDYEDFETKVKSLDVQKINTALVKYFDPKKFVVVNTGDFVKK, encoded by the coding sequence ATGAAAAAACTTCTTTTTGCTCTTTCTTTTGTGTCGTTTTTATCCACAAATTCCTACTCTCAAGAAACTACTCTTGTCACTTCGGTAGAAGGTATCAAAGAATACAGCTTGCCAAACGGGCTAAAGATTTTATTAATTCCTGATGCCGCACAATCAAATGTGATTGTAAATATTGTTTACGGTGTAGGTTCCCGACATGAAGGATATGGTGAATCGGGTATGGCGCATTTATTAGAGCACATGTTATTTAAACGTTCTTCTAAATTTACTGACATCAAAAAAACTATTGCTGACAAAGGCGCACAAGCCAATGGAACTACCTATTATGACCGTACGAATTATTATGAAATTTTGCCCGCTACTGACGAAAATTTAAAATGGGCACTAGACATGGAGTCTGATAGAATGATTACTTCTGCAATCCTTCAATCGGATCTGGACAGTGAATTCAGCGTAGTTCGAAATGAGTTCGAAATTGGTGAAAATGATCCATCAGGAGTTTTAAATGAACGCATTCTTTCTACTGCCTATTTGTGGCATAATTACGGGAAATCAACAATAGGAAGTAAAGAAGATATTGAGCGTGTTCCTGCTAACCGTCTAAAAGAATTTTATCAAAAATATTACCAGCCAAATAATGCTACACTTATAATTGGCGGAAAATTTGATGAGAAAAAAACGCTTTCCTGGATTAAAGATTACTTTGCTCCTATTCCAAAATCAAAAATCGAGATTCCAAAAACCTATACTGTAGAGCCAACTCAGGATGGAGAACGTTTTGTTGAGCTAAAAAGAAACGGTGATATTCAATATATCGGAATGGCATACCACACTCCAAGTTATTCGGATAAAGAATATGCTGCCAATAACGCCATAATTTCAATAATTACCAATAACCCTTCAGGTGCGTTATACAAAGCATTAGTTGAAACTAAATTATCGACTAATGTTTATGGATATACAATAACATTAAAAGATCCTGCATTCAGTTATTTTGCCTGTGAAATTGCCAAAGACAAAGACATCAATACAGTGCAGAAAGCCTTTTTGGAAACTATGAATTCTGTTCCTCAAATGACTTTTACAGAAGAAGACCTTAAGCGTGCCAAAAATGAACTGTTAAAGCAATTTGAGAACACCTACAACAAAACCATCAATTTATCTGTTGCATTGACCGAATTTGTTGGAGCTGGAGATTGGCGTCTGTTTTTTATAGACAGAGACAATATAGAAGCTTTGACTGTAGCGGATATTCAAAATGCTGCCAAAAAATACTATCTGCAAAGCAACAGAACTTGGGGACGTTTTATTCCTGAAACAACTAGCGAAAGAACCAAAGTATCCGAAACTAAAGATATCGCTGCTCTCGTTAAAGGATACAAAGGAAAAGCTTTGGAGGCCAACACTGCTACTTTTGAAGTATCTGTAGCCAATATTATAAAATCTACTGAAGAAGGAAAATTAGCCTCAGGAGGAAAATATGCCCTATTAGAAAAACCAGCCAAAGGAAATAAAATTGAGGGCCGAATATTACTGCGAATGGGAGATGAAAAATCATTAAGCCAAAAATCAATGATTGCCATGTTAACTGCTAATATGCTGAAACTTGGAACGAAAAACAGAACTAAAAAAGAAATCAACGACCAAATCGACCAATACAAAATCAACCTTAGTTTCGGAGGTTCTGTAGATGGGTTGTATGTGAGAATCAGTACTGACAAAACCAATTTAAGCAATGCTTTAAACTTAGTGCAAGACATTCTGAAAAACCCTTCTTTTGATGTTACTGAATTTGAGAAACTAAAACTGGAAACCAAAAACGGACTGGAAGCTAACCGTAATGAACCGCAAGCTGTAGCTAGTGAAGAGTTAACTAAACTAACTGCATTATATTCTAAAACACATCCATATTACTCGGAGACAACAGATGAAAGTCTGTCAACATTAAGTAAAATTACAATTGAAGATGTTAAAAACTTTTATGCTTCTTTTTATGGCGGTACAAACAGTTTTTCTTCTTTTGTTGGAGGAATTGACAAAACGGTCATAAAAAATTTCTTGAACAGCACTTTTGATAATTGGAATTCAAAGATTGCATACAAAAGAATTCCAACTCAATATTTTGATGTAAAATCAAATGATAAAACCATTCAGATTAATGATAAAACAAACGCAGTTTTACTTGGAAAAATCAATTTGAATATTGGAGAAAAAAGCCCTGATTACCCTGCTGTCTCTATGGCAAATGAGTTACTTGGAGGAGGATCATTCCTGTCTTCCAGAATTCCGCAGCGTTTGCGCGAAACAGAAGGATTAAGCTACGGTGCCGGTTCTTATTTGCAGGCTAATGCTATAGATCCAACAACCGATTGGGGAATTTATGCCTTTTACAATCCAACAATGAAAGATAAATTAACTGCTGCCTTGAATGAAGAAATTCAAAAAGCGATCAGCAAAGGATTTACCAAAGAAGAATTTGACAGCTCATTGAAATCATGGCTGCAAAACAGACAAACGATGCTGGGAACCGATGAGTTTTTAGTTCGCCAACTAAGAGAAAACTTGGATTTAGGAAAAACATTCAAAGATTATGAGGATTTTGAAACTAAAGTTAAAAGCTTAGATGTACAAAAAATCAATACTGCATTAGTTAAATATTTTGATCCAAAAAAATTCGTAGTTGTAAATACAGGAGATTTTGTTAAAAAGTAA
- a CDS encoding patatin-like phospholipase family protein — MENKKAAIAWAKNYLRGEDISNSIPFEDLYQNLIIYEQYGYATEILLKKIAENEDKGTEIKLSKYQDLADNVYKDSTLSSYFKFDKAVNILKSFCDLEYTKNSKTLGIAGAVYKNKWKFDHQFHNLLQSRSYYKKGYLIWKNKLHKSIQTETYCINTAVNYANLNELIVIENLEQLSETCEITSETITRFETAQNTRKEIIQAYLTDTDAVVFKDGIESQDKLYTALAEAFFGLRMYKKALHFIKLYTQDKTENWQIKSFSKQIYDLANYQRTEKYQKSTNKDPFQKSEIIEEGQNSCLIALNLEADENTNADDVKQKQQHKLGIGLSGGGFRAALFHIGVLAALAEKDKLKDIEVISCVSGGSIIGAFYYLKIKQLYESKADEDIVQDDYLRIVKEIETEFLGAVQKNIRMRLLTSFSKNLKMWKGSSYSRSNRLGELYEEYFYKPLLPKKDSLPIFMNDLFINPFGDESFKLNDDNWKRINKVPQLILNATAVNTGHNWQFTASWMGEPPTFISDEFDVKPRLRRMYYENAPEQYQKFRLGYAVAASSCVPVLFQPLVFKGLYENFDLELIDGGVHDNQGIASILEQECNEIIVSDASAQMPDNAVNKDNAMSLFFRVDTILQERLREIQLLDLKSRKYTSIVAKLSIVHLKNGLEQLPVSWIDCTDVNRSILYDKEIEDENALLRYGVMKKIQKGLSEVRTDLDSFNDLEAYALMYSGYRQMMHENDSEIVKKENWNFLKVAENCTYPANEKQLVKQLKVSSFVPFKIVRMSKFIRIILLLIGSGLLIEVLYYLICNWNNPNPFKQINISYKFIGFTLIVFLVGYFSKILATVINIESVVKKKLALLLLITVGWAFSLIYIRIFNPLYNRLGRIK; from the coding sequence ATGGAAAATAAAAAAGCGGCAATTGCATGGGCCAAAAATTATTTAAGAGGTGAAGATATTTCTAACAGTATTCCTTTTGAGGATTTGTACCAAAACTTAATAATATATGAACAGTATGGTTATGCAACTGAGATACTGCTTAAAAAAATTGCCGAAAATGAAGATAAAGGTACTGAAATAAAGTTATCAAAATATCAGGATTTAGCGGATAATGTATATAAGGACAGTACATTGTCGTCTTATTTTAAATTTGATAAAGCAGTTAATATACTCAAATCGTTTTGTGATTTAGAATATACCAAAAACTCAAAAACATTGGGGATTGCAGGAGCAGTCTACAAAAATAAATGGAAGTTTGACCATCAGTTTCATAATTTACTGCAGTCGCGGTCTTATTACAAAAAGGGATATCTGATTTGGAAAAATAAACTGCACAAATCTATCCAAACCGAAACCTACTGTATTAACACCGCAGTGAATTATGCTAATCTCAATGAGTTAATCGTAATAGAAAATTTAGAACAGCTCTCTGAAACCTGCGAAATTACCAGTGAAACCATTACAAGATTTGAAACGGCTCAAAATACAAGAAAAGAAATCATTCAAGCCTATTTGACAGATACAGATGCGGTTGTTTTTAAAGACGGAATTGAATCTCAGGATAAATTATATACTGCTTTGGCCGAAGCTTTTTTTGGTTTGAGAATGTATAAAAAAGCGCTTCATTTCATTAAATTATATACTCAGGATAAGACTGAGAATTGGCAGATTAAATCCTTTAGCAAACAGATCTATGATTTGGCTAATTATCAAAGAACAGAGAAATATCAAAAATCTACTAATAAGGACCCTTTTCAAAAAAGTGAAATTATAGAGGAAGGACAAAACAGCTGTCTGATTGCTTTAAATCTTGAGGCTGACGAAAATACAAATGCTGATGATGTAAAGCAAAAACAGCAGCATAAGTTAGGAATCGGGCTTTCTGGCGGCGGTTTTAGAGCGGCTTTATTTCATATTGGTGTTTTGGCAGCTTTAGCCGAAAAAGACAAACTGAAAGATATTGAGGTTATTTCCTGTGTTTCGGGAGGTTCCATTATCGGGGCTTTTTACTATTTGAAAATTAAGCAATTGTATGAAAGCAAAGCAGATGAAGATATTGTTCAAGACGATTACCTTCGGATTGTAAAAGAAATTGAAACTGAATTTCTGGGTGCTGTTCAAAAGAATATCCGAATGCGTCTGCTGACAAGTTTTTCTAAGAATTTAAAAATGTGGAAAGGAAGTTCGTATTCGCGTTCGAACAGATTGGGAGAGCTTTATGAAGAGTATTTTTATAAGCCATTACTGCCTAAAAAAGATTCTTTACCAATTTTTATGAACGATTTATTTATTAATCCTTTTGGTGATGAGTCATTTAAATTGAATGATGACAATTGGAAAAGAATTAATAAAGTGCCTCAATTAATTCTAAATGCTACAGCAGTAAATACAGGGCATAACTGGCAGTTTACAGCTTCTTGGATGGGAGAACCGCCCACTTTTATTTCGGATGAATTTGATGTAAAACCCCGTTTAAGGAGAATGTATTATGAAAATGCGCCAGAGCAGTACCAAAAGTTTAGATTGGGCTATGCTGTCGCGGCTTCTTCTTGTGTGCCGGTTTTGTTTCAGCCTTTAGTATTTAAAGGGCTGTATGAAAATTTTGATTTGGAGCTGATTGATGGAGGCGTTCATGATAATCAGGGAATTGCATCAATATTAGAACAGGAATGCAATGAAATTATAGTAAGCGATGCCAGTGCTCAAATGCCGGATAATGCAGTAAATAAGGATAATGCCATGTCTTTATTTTTTAGAGTAGATACTATTTTGCAGGAGCGCCTGCGCGAGATTCAATTATTGGATTTAAAATCCCGAAAATATACTTCGATTGTTGCCAAACTTTCAATTGTTCATTTAAAAAACGGTTTAGAACAGCTTCCTGTGAGCTGGATTGACTGTACCGATGTAAACCGAAGCATTTTGTATGATAAAGAAATAGAGGATGAAAATGCACTTTTGAGATATGGCGTAATGAAGAAAATTCAGAAGGGACTTAGCGAAGTACGGACCGATTTGGATTCTTTTAATGACCTTGAAGCGTATGCTTTAATGTACAGCGGGTACAGACAGATGATGCATGAAAATGATTCGGAGATTGTGAAAAAGGAGAATTGGAATTTCCTAAAAGTAGCAGAAAACTGTACTTATCCTGCAAATGAAAAACAGCTTGTAAAACAATTGAAAGTGAGCAGTTTTGTTCCTTTTAAAATTGTCCGAATGTCAAAATTTATTCGTATTATTTTATTGCTAATTGGTAGTGGTTTATTAATTGAAGTGCTATATTATTTAATTTGCAATTGGAATAATCCAAATCCATTTAAGCAAATTAATATTTCCTATAAATTTATTGGATTCACGCTTATTGTTTTTTTAGTTGGTTATTTTTCTAAAATTTTGGCTACTGTCATCAACATTGAAAGCGTAGTCAAAAAGAAACTTGCGTTACTATTATTAATAACTGTTGGTTGGGCATTTTCTCTAATTTATATTCGTATTTTTAATCCTTTGTACAATAGATTAGGTAGAATTAAATAA
- a CDS encoding aspartate/glutamate racemase family protein: MKKLGLIGGISWVSTADYYKFINEGINKELGGVNFAECIIYSFNYDDIKKNNENNDWDTTFNMLSKACQDLKNCGADAIILCANTMHLIADRIQESVDLPLIHIATETAKEIQKKGIKKVGLLGTKFTMELDFFKDKLTALDIEAIIPEADDRDFLHDTIFNELGKGLILESTKARYLSIIEKLIDNGAEGIILGCTEIPLLVKQEMVKVPVFDTALIHSNAAVAFALS, from the coding sequence ATGAAAAAATTAGGACTCATAGGCGGTATCAGCTGGGTATCAACAGCAGATTATTATAAGTTTATTAATGAAGGAATCAATAAAGAGTTAGGAGGAGTTAATTTTGCTGAGTGCATAATTTATTCTTTTAACTATGATGATATTAAAAAAAATAATGAAAACAACGACTGGGATACTACATTCAATATGTTATCAAAAGCCTGCCAGGATTTAAAGAATTGCGGTGCCGATGCAATTATTCTTTGTGCCAATACGATGCATCTTATAGCAGATCGGATTCAGGAAAGTGTCGATTTGCCATTAATACACATTGCCACCGAAACTGCAAAAGAAATCCAAAAAAAGGGCATTAAAAAAGTGGGACTTCTTGGAACAAAGTTTACGATGGAATTGGATTTTTTTAAAGACAAATTAACCGCTCTTGATATCGAAGCAATAATACCCGAAGCTGACGACAGAGATTTTTTACACGATACTATTTTTAATGAATTGGGAAAAGGATTAATTCTGGAAAGTACCAAGGCAAGATACCTTTCTATTATCGAAAAACTTATTGATAACGGAGCAGAGGGAATTATTCTGGGCTGTACAGAAATTCCGTTGCTGGTAAAACAGGAAATGGTAAAGGTTCCTGTTTTTGACACTGCTTTGATTCATTCGAATGCTGCAGTTGCATTTGCTCTGAGTTAA
- a CDS encoding J domain-containing protein, with translation MAFIDYYKVLEIDKNASEADIKKAYRKLARKYHPDLNPNDKEAERKFKELNEANEVLSNPENRKKYDQYGEHWEHGEEYEKARQQQHRYQNGGDQQGGGFRGFSGGGDYSDFFESMFGGGGQRGSRKTAVFKGQDFNAELHLDLKDVYTTHKRTLTINEKNIRLTIPAGVENGQVIKISGQGGEGANGGPKGDLYLTFNIENHTNFKLDKHNLYTTVDLDLYTALLGGEITANTFDGKVKLTVKPGTQNGTKVKLKGKGFPVYKKEGEFGDLFISYQILLPTHLTEREKELFVELAKLRTI, from the coding sequence ATGGCATTTATAGACTATTACAAAGTATTGGAGATTGATAAAAATGCATCTGAAGCTGATATAAAAAAAGCGTACAGAAAATTGGCACGTAAATACCATCCTGATTTAAATCCTAACGATAAAGAAGCCGAGAGAAAATTCAAAGAACTCAATGAAGCCAATGAGGTTTTGAGTAATCCAGAGAATCGAAAAAAATACGATCAGTACGGTGAACATTGGGAACACGGCGAGGAATATGAAAAAGCCAGACAGCAGCAGCATCGGTATCAAAATGGAGGAGACCAGCAAGGTGGAGGTTTTAGAGGCTTTTCTGGAGGTGGTGATTATTCGGATTTTTTTGAATCAATGTTTGGCGGCGGCGGTCAAAGAGGAAGCCGTAAAACAGCTGTGTTTAAAGGACAAGATTTTAACGCCGAATTACATTTGGACTTGAAAGATGTTTATACTACTCACAAACGAACCCTCACAATCAATGAAAAAAATATACGGTTGACTATTCCTGCTGGTGTTGAGAATGGTCAGGTTATAAAAATAAGCGGGCAAGGAGGAGAGGGAGCAAATGGAGGACCAAAGGGCGATCTATACCTTACTTTCAATATCGAAAATCACACCAATTTTAAACTCGACAAACACAATTTATATACAACAGTCGATTTAGATTTATACACGGCACTTCTTGGAGGGGAAATTACCGCCAATACCTTTGATGGAAAAGTAAAATTAACAGTCAAGCCAGGTACACAAAATGGCACCAAAGTAAAACTAAAAGGGAAAGGTTTTCCAGTGTATAAAAAAGAAGGAGAGTTTGGTGATTTATTCATTTCGTATCAAATACTATTACCAACACACCTTACCGAAAGAGAAAAAGAATTATTCGTAGAACTTGCTAAGCTTAGAACAATATGA
- a CDS encoding chaperone modulator CbpM, which translates to MRTDNLILLKTVSSHYQLELSFFTHLHDLGLIEIEVMEQSPYIHENQMHNLERMIRMHHDLEVNPEGIDVVFNLLQKIEHLKKDLMAAQNRLRLYEN; encoded by the coding sequence ATGAGAACTGATAACTTAATACTTTTGAAAACCGTCAGCTCTCATTATCAATTAGAGCTTTCCTTCTTTACCCATCTTCATGATTTGGGTTTGATTGAAATTGAAGTCATGGAGCAATCTCCATATATTCACGAAAATCAAATGCATAATTTGGAACGAATGATTCGAATGCATCATGATTTAGAAGTAAACCCCGAAGGAATTGATGTCGTTTTTAATCTTTTGCAGAAAATAGAACATTTGAAAAAGGATTTAATGGCTGCCCAAAACAGATTGCGGTTATATGAGAATTAA
- a CDS encoding ABC transporter permease, translating to MNTIFRIVEAFKSFLFEIGELSDFAGRFFREVLKRPLEFKEFLRQCYNMGNRSLLLVGVTGFIIGLVFTLQSRPTLQQFGAVSWIPAMVSVSIIREIGPIITALICAGRIGSGIGAELGSMRVTEQIDAMEVSGTNPFKYLVVTRILATTLMLPILVFIGDSVALLGSFLVENLKGDVSLLLYFTQVFDHLEFFDVIPSTIKSFFFGFAIGLVGCFKGYYCKKGTAGVGLAANSAVVFSSMLLFIIDFIAVFVSNVFYDV from the coding sequence ATGAACACTATTTTTAGAATCGTTGAAGCATTCAAAAGTTTTCTTTTTGAAATTGGTGAACTTTCGGATTTTGCAGGGCGTTTTTTCAGGGAAGTACTCAAACGTCCTTTAGAATTCAAAGAATTTCTTAGGCAATGCTACAATATGGGTAATCGCTCGTTGCTTCTTGTAGGAGTAACTGGCTTTATTATCGGATTGGTATTTACCTTGCAATCCAGACCTACTTTGCAGCAATTTGGTGCCGTTTCATGGATTCCTGCCATGGTAAGTGTTTCCATCATTAGGGAAATTGGTCCCATCATTACCGCTTTGATTTGTGCAGGCCGTATAGGTTCAGGAATTGGAGCCGAGTTAGGTTCAATGCGTGTGACCGAGCAAATAGACGCAATGGAAGTTTCAGGAACAAATCCCTTTAAATATTTAGTTGTTACCCGAATATTGGCTACCACTTTAATGTTGCCTATTTTGGTTTTTATCGGAGACAGCGTGGCGCTTTTGGGCTCTTTTTTGGTCGAAAATTTAAAAGGCGACGTTTCGTTATTACTGTATTTTACTCAGGTTTTTGACCATCTCGAATTTTTTGATGTTATCCCCTCAACCATTAAATCATTCTTTTTTGGTTTTGCCATTGGATTGGTAGGTTGTTTCAAAGGATATTATTGTAAAAAAGGAACGGCAGGAGTAGGGTTGGCGGCCAATTCGGCAGTGGTTTTTTCTTCGATGCTTCTTTTTATTATCGACTTTATAGCAGTTTTTGTTTCTAATGTTTTTTATGATGTCTAA
- a CDS encoding ABC transporter ATP-binding protein: protein METNIDNTKSIVVIKDLKKSFGNNCVLDGFNLELFQGENLVVMGKSGSGKSVMIKCLIGLEEPDDGSIEVMGKDIKQLSREALDELRTEVGFLFQGSALYDSMSVRENLEFPLRRHTKKFGIIQDTTPLVMEALESVGLANTIDLMPNELSGGMKRRIALARTLILKPKIILYDEPTTGLDPITSKEILMLMVSVQKKYNTSSIIITHDVDCARMISNRMILLIDGINYAEGTFETLLSTKDPKVQAFFK from the coding sequence ATGGAAACCAATATAGACAATACAAAATCCATTGTAGTCATCAAAGATTTGAAAAAAAGCTTTGGGAATAATTGTGTTTTGGATGGATTTAATTTGGAACTGTTTCAAGGAGAAAACTTGGTGGTTATGGGAAAATCAGGTTCGGGAAAGTCGGTGATGATTAAATGCCTCATCGGATTGGAAGAACCAGATGATGGTAGTATTGAAGTAATGGGAAAAGACATCAAACAACTTTCTCGAGAAGCTTTGGATGAACTGAGAACCGAGGTCGGTTTTCTTTTTCAGGGTAGCGCATTGTATGATTCAATGTCAGTTCGTGAAAATTTGGAATTTCCTTTGAGACGGCACACCAAAAAGTTTGGTATCATTCAAGATACCACTCCCTTGGTTATGGAAGCATTGGAAAGTGTAGGTTTAGCTAATACTATAGATTTGATGCCTAATGAACTTTCGGGAGGAATGAAGCGTAGAATTGCTTTGGCAAGAACGTTGATTTTGAAGCCAAAAATAATTCTGTACGATGAGCCCACAACGGGTTTAGATCCTATTACCTCGAAAGAAATTTTAATGCTGATGGTTTCTGTTCAAAAAAAATACAATACCTCATCCATAATTATAACGCATGATGTGGATTGTGCCAGAATGATTTCAAACCGTATGATTTTATTGATTGACGGAATAAATTATGCCGAAGGGACTTTTGAGACTTTATTAAGCACTAAAGACCCCAAAGTACAAGCTTTCTTTAAATAA
- a CDS encoding MlaD family protein produces MEKTASEKIKLGLFVISGLILFVLVVYFIGNKQKMFGRTDHLTAVFSNVNGLQLGNNVRYSGINIGTVREIEMINDTTINVDMIIDKSMFQHIKKNALASIGSDGLVGSMVINIIPGKGNQPHIEPGDVIQSSSRIRTDDLLNTLSVTNKNAALLTADLLKITKEITQGKGTLGTLVNDTLMAADLKQTMNYLKMTSKGTTETVENLNKMVVALGDKNSVIGVLNDPTVAQKIKTIVANLDQSSQEINKVVTNLNAIISNVKNGNGAINYLSNDPNLVKKIDSTMTNLNKATILLNEDLEAMKHSFLLRGYFKKQEKVKKKTN; encoded by the coding sequence ATGGAAAAAACTGCTTCAGAGAAAATCAAATTAGGACTTTTTGTTATTTCAGGACTGATACTTTTTGTTCTTGTCGTTTATTTTATTGGTAACAAGCAAAAAATGTTTGGGAGAACTGATCATCTCACGGCTGTTTTTAGTAATGTGAATGGATTGCAATTAGGAAATAATGTTCGGTATTCGGGCATCAATATAGGTACGGTTCGAGAGATAGAAATGATAAATGATACAACCATCAATGTGGATATGATTATCGATAAATCAATGTTTCAACACATCAAAAAAAATGCATTGGCAAGTATTGGATCTGATGGTTTGGTGGGAAGCATGGTCATAAATATCATTCCAGGAAAAGGAAACCAACCGCATATTGAACCGGGTGATGTTATCCAATCTTCGAGTCGGATCCGCACCGATGATCTATTGAATACATTAAGTGTGACCAATAAAAATGCCGCTTTACTCACAGCCGATCTGCTTAAAATCACAAAGGAAATCACTCAGGGGAAAGGAACTCTGGGAACATTAGTTAATGATACACTCATGGCGGCTGATTTGAAACAGACCATGAACTACTTAAAAATGACTAGCAAAGGAACAACTGAAACTGTAGAGAACTTAAACAAAATGGTAGTTGCTTTAGGGGATAAAAACAGTGTGATAGGAGTGTTAAATGATCCAACGGTTGCCCAAAAAATAAAAACTATTGTAGCTAATTTGGATCAATCCAGTCAGGAAATAAACAAAGTGGTGACTAATTTAAATGCAATAATTTCGAATGTAAAAAATGGTAATGGTGCAATCAATTATTTGTCCAATGACCCTAATTTGGTCAAAAAAATAGACTCCACTATGACAAATTTAAACAAAGCAACAATTCTCCTTAACGAAGATCTTGAAGCGATGAAACATAGTTTTTTATTACGTGGTTATTTCAAAAAACAAGAAAAGGTTAAAAAGAAAACCAATTGA
- a CDS encoding cysteine desulfurase family protein, translated as MKKAYLDNASTTALHPEVILEMTKILTEDYGNPSSTHSLGRNAKNILELSRKSIAKQLNATASEIIFTSCGTEANNWILRSAVKDLKTERIITSKIEHHAVLHTAIALQNEYGIQVDYVNVKPNGELDLTHLVELLSEEKKTLVSLMHINNETGTILDLDRVSQICQEHHALFHSDTVQSIGKTKIDLQRTPIDFIVASAHKFHGPKGVGFAFVRKNAGLQPLFFGGEQEKGVRPGTEAIHQIAGMAKALELSCQNLESESLYIASLKEYTIGKLKTNFPDFKINGENTFYNLLNITLPLDESKTSMILFHLDMKGIAVSRGSACQSGSIRPSHVLTEMLSPDDLKKPNIRISFSHFNTKEDVDLLIEGLKSI; from the coding sequence ATGAAAAAAGCATATCTTGATAATGCCTCCACAACAGCACTTCATCCGGAAGTGATTCTAGAAATGACCAAAATATTGACGGAAGATTATGGTAATCCATCCTCTACTCATAGTTTAGGGCGCAATGCCAAAAATATTCTGGAGCTTTCTCGAAAATCAATCGCCAAACAGCTAAATGCTACGGCATCTGAAATCATTTTTACTTCTTGCGGTACCGAAGCAAACAATTGGATTTTGCGATCTGCTGTAAAAGATTTAAAAACAGAACGCATCATCACCAGCAAAATAGAGCATCACGCTGTACTTCATACAGCAATAGCGCTTCAAAATGAATATGGAATTCAGGTGGATTATGTAAATGTGAAACCCAATGGCGAACTGGACTTGACACATTTAGTCGAATTATTATCCGAAGAAAAAAAGACCTTGGTCTCATTGATGCATATCAATAATGAGACAGGAACAATTTTGGATCTTGACAGAGTAAGCCAAATTTGTCAGGAACATCATGCTTTATTTCATTCGGATACCGTGCAGTCTATTGGAAAAACCAAAATTGATTTACAGCGTACTCCCATTGATTTTATCGTTGCCAGCGCCCATAAATTTCATGGCCCAAAAGGGGTTGGATTTGCTTTTGTTCGAAAAAATGCGGGTTTACAACCTTTGTTTTTTGGAGGAGAACAGGAAAAAGGAGTTCGACCAGGAACCGAAGCCATACATCAAATTGCAGGAATGGCAAAAGCTCTAGAACTTTCCTGTCAAAATCTTGAATCCGAAAGCCTTTATATTGCCTCATTGAAAGAATATACTATTGGAAAACTAAAAACAAATTTTCCTGATTTTAAAATTAACGGAGAAAATACGTTTTACAATCTGCTCAATATTACTTTACCGCTGGATGAAAGCAAAACATCCATGATCTTATTTCATTTGGATATGAAAGGGATTGCTGTTTCCCGTGGCAGCGCATGCCAGTCAGGAAGCATCAGGCCTTCGCATGTATTGACAGAAATGCTCTCGCCAGATGATTTAAAAAAACCAAATATCCGCATTTCTTTTAGTCATTTTAATACTAAAGAAGACGTTGATTTATTGATAGAAGGATTGAAAAGTATTTAA